The sequence TTGCGTATACGACCAGGAACGAAGTGATCCAGGTAAACAACCCTTCCGAAATGCCTGATCCAAGCCGTATTGAAAGGATTGAAGAGCCTTTCATCCGTGCACAGATCATTACAAAACCAGATTATATTGGTAATATCATGACCCTCTGTCTGGGTAAGAGAGGTTTGCTCATCAATCAGAGTTACCTGACGCCTAGCCGTGTAGAGCTGATCTTTGAACTGCCACTAACAGAAATCGTGTTTGACTTCTATGATAAGCTGAAGAGCCAGACCCGTGGTTATGCATCATTTGATTATACTCCAATCGGAATGAGGGATTCTGATATTGCGAAGATGGATATCCTGTTGAATGGTGATAAAGTAGATGCGCTGAGTGCGTTGATTCACCGTGGCCGTGCACAGGATTTTGGTCGTAAGTTGTGTGAAAAGCTGAGAGAATTGCTGCCACGTCAGCAGTTTATGATTGCGATTCAGGCGGCGATCGGTGCGAAGATCCTGGCGCGTGAAACGATCAGTGCGATGCGTAAAGATGTGACTGCGAAGTGTTATGGTGGTGATATCTCACGTAAGCGTAAGTTGTTGGAGAAACAGAAGGAAGGTAAGAAGAGAATGAGACAGATCGGAAACGTAGAGGTGCCACAGGAAGCATTCCTGGCGGTGTTGAAACTGGATGACTAAGTGAGTCTCCTAAAATAGGTATTAAAATAATTGATAGGCTGTGTTGTTGCAACACAGCCTATTTAATTTGTACGAAAACAAGTCTTTTGACAGATTAAATGCTGTTTTTTAAAGGCATAAAAAAAGCCGGTAACGAATGTCGCTACCGGCTTTTTTCTCTGAAAATGGTTTTCATCCCTGTTGGTGAATAACCTCTTTCATGAATGTTTTATAAGCATATCTTTTAAGCTAATTGCTGTTTCTTCGGTTGGAACGAAATCTGTTTGATCAGCGACAATGCACCAAACAGTACTGCACTAAAGAATACGTTTCCAAGAATGCCATTCAGGGCAAAGCTGCTGAACAGGTCACCTTCTTTGTAAAAAGGAATACCAGCTGCGTAGCAGGCGATGAGGCCACTGAGTGTATGCGGATACAGATTAGTAGTGAGGAAAGTACCAAGGTTGGTGATCATGAAGAACACCACACCGCTGCCGATGCTGGCAATCAGAATGGTGAGTGCATCTGCCTTTTTGATACGGGTGGCGATCCAGGTGATAAACAGGAATGCACCATATACAAAGAACAGTTGGCCTATGTAAGCGCCATAGAAGGTCTGTACATTGGTAAAGAACTGGAGGAAAAGATCACTCAGGAAAAGGGTGAGGACCGGTAAAAGATAAGCCAGGCGTTTATTGCGGATCATCATACCACCAAAAAGAGCGGCGGCGCCGATTGCGTTAAAGTTCCATAACTGAAGATTGTTGGTGATGACACGGCTGATGATAGCCAGGAAGATCAGCACAGCGATCATAATATTTTCACGGGTATCCTTCTTCATTTGATCAGTTTATTTGTGCAAAGATAGGGAAACAAGCGAAAAAATCGCTTCCACCTTTGGCAGAAGCGATTTTTTCGTATGGGTTGGCCTGTGGCCGGCTGGAAAAACGTTTATTAACGATT is a genomic window of Chitinophaga sp. LS1 containing:
- a CDS encoding SoxR reducing system RseC family protein, whose amino-acid sequence is MKKDTRENIMIAVLIFLAIISRVITNNLQLWNFNAIGAAALFGGMMIRNKRLAYLLPVLTLFLSDLFLQFFTNVQTFYGAYIGQLFFVYGAFLFITWIATRIKKADALTILIASIGSGVVFFMITNLGTFLTTNLYPHTLSGLIACYAAGIPFYKEGDLFSSFALNGILGNVFFSAVLFGALSLIKQISFQPKKQQLA